The following proteins are co-located in the Oryzias melastigma strain HK-1 linkage group LG8, ASM292280v2, whole genome shotgun sequence genome:
- the ppp1caa gene encoding protein phosphatase 1, catalytic subunit, alpha isozyme a, translating into MAEPDKLNIDSIIQRLLEVKGSRPGKNVQLTENEIRGLCLKSREIFLSQPILLELEAPLKICGDVHGQYYDLLRLFEYGGFPPESNYLFLGDYVDRGKQSLETICLLLAYKIKYPENFFLLRGNHECASINRIYGFYDECKRRYNIKLWKTFTDCFNCLPVAAIVDEKIFCCHGGLSPDLQSMEQIRRVMRPTDVPDQGLLCDLLWADPDKDVLGWGENDRGVSFTFGADVVAKFLHKHDMDLICRAHQVVEDGYEFFAKRQLVTLFSAPNYCGEFDNAGAMMSVDETLMCSFQILKPADKKLYPYGGGMGSGRPVTPPRNSAKAAKAKK; encoded by the exons ATGGCGGAGCCGGACAAATTAAACATCGACTCTATAATTCAACGTCTTCTGGAAG tCAAAGGCTCTCGGCCAGGGAAGAATGTGCAGCTCACAGAAAACGAGATCCGTGGCCTTTGCCTCAAGTCCCGCGAAATCTTTCTGAGCCAGCCAATCCTGCTGGAGCTCGAGGCTCCCCTTAAAATCTGCG gcgACGTCCATGGACAGTACTACGATCTGCTGCGGCTCTTCGAGTACGGAGGTTTCCCTCCAGAAAGCAACTACCTGTTCCTGGGGGACTACGTGGACAGAGGGAAGCAGTCGCTAGAAACCATCTGCCTCCTTTTAGCCTACAAGATCAAATACCCAGAGAACTTTTTCCTGCTCCGTGGAAACCACGAGTGCGCCTCTATCAACCGAATCTACGGCTTTTACGACGAGT GTAAGCGACGGTATAACATTAAGCTGTGGAAGACCTTCACAGACTGCTTTAACTGTTTACCAGTGGCTGCCATTGTAGATGAGAAGATCTTCTGCTGTCATGGAG GTCTCTCCCCTGACCTGCAGTCGATGGAGCAGATCCGCAGAGTAATGCGACCCACAGACGTGCCGGACCAGGGTCTGCTGTGCGACCTGCTGTGGGCGGATCCGGACAAAGACGTGCTGGGCTGGGGCGAGAACGACCGCGGCGTCTCCTTTACGTTCGGTGCAGATGTGGTGGCcaaatttttgcacaaacatgACATGGACCTAATATGCAGGGCACATCAG GTGGTTGAAGATGGTTATGAGTTTTTCGCAAAGCGGCAGCTGGTTACTCTATTCTCCGCCCCCAACTACTGCGGCGAGTTCGACAATGCTGGTGCTATGATGAGCGTGGACGAGACGCTCATGTGCTCCTTTCAG ATTCTGAAGCCAGCAGATAAGAAACTGTATCCTTACGGGGGAGGAATGGGATCGGGGCGGCCGGTGACTCCTCCACGAAATTCAGCCAAGGCTGCCAAGGCCAAGAAATAA
- the cldni gene encoding claudin i isoform X2, whose protein sequence is MGSSAVQMACVALGVLGLLGVVVACALPRWRVSSFIGSNIVTAQNSEEGLWMECVVQSTGQQQCKNYDSILVLPSDLQAARAMTIISCMLATLSLLIMFCGADFTTCVQNEDAKPKINLVGGVGLLLAGLLVIIPVSWSAHITVRDFNNPLIPATMKREMGACIYLGWAAGVLLLLAGGLLCCFSRPRSGGSGGTAKYYSNSAPATNKNYV, encoded by the exons ATGGGATCCTCTGCCGTCCAGATGGCGTGCGTGGCCCTCGGGGTCCTGGGACTGCTCGGCGTGGTGGTGGCCTGCGCTCTTCCTCGCTGGAGAGTGTCGTCCTTCATTGGCTCCAACATTGTGACGGCTCAG AACTCCGAGGAGGGTCTGTGGATGGAGTGCGTGGTGCAGAGCACGGGCCAGCAGCAGTGCAAGAACTACGACTCCATCCTGGTGCTGCCCTCCGACCTGCAGGCCGCCCGCGCCATGACCATCATCAGCTGCATGCTGGCCACCCTCAGCCTCCTCATCATGTTCTGCGGCGCCGACTTCACCACCTGCGTCCAGAACGAGGACGCCAAACCCAAGATCAACCTGGTGGGCGGCGTGGGGCTGCTGCTGGCCGGCCTGCTGGTCATCATCCCCGTCAGCTGGTCCGCCCACATCACCGTCAGGGACTTCAACAACCCGCTGATCCCCGCCACCATGAAGAGGGAGATGGGCGCCTGCATCTACCTGGGCTGGGCCGCCGGCGTGCTGCTGCTCCTGGCCGGAGGTCTGCTGTGCTGCTTCAGCCGGCCCAGATCCGGCGGCTCCGGGGGAACCGCCAAGTACTACAGCAACAGCGCCCCCGCCACCAACAAGAACTACGTGTAG
- the cldni gene encoding claudin i isoform X1 encodes MCSHQNNTHKYQLLYLMNSFFLRSSGKMGSSAVQMACVALGVLGLLGVVVACALPRWRVSSFIGSNIVTAQNSEEGLWMECVVQSTGQQQCKNYDSILVLPSDLQAARAMTIISCMLATLSLLIMFCGADFTTCVQNEDAKPKINLVGGVGLLLAGLLVIIPVSWSAHITVRDFNNPLIPATMKREMGACIYLGWAAGVLLLLAGGLLCCFSRPRSGGSGGTAKYYSNSAPATNKNYV; translated from the exons ATGTGCAGCCACCAAAACAACACTCACAAATATCAATTGTTGTATTTGATGAATTCTTTTTTCCTCCGCAGCTCTGGTAAGATGGGATCCTCTGCCGTCCAGATGGCGTGCGTGGCCCTCGGGGTCCTGGGACTGCTCGGCGTGGTGGTGGCCTGCGCTCTTCCTCGCTGGAGAGTGTCGTCCTTCATTGGCTCCAACATTGTGACGGCTCAG AACTCCGAGGAGGGTCTGTGGATGGAGTGCGTGGTGCAGAGCACGGGCCAGCAGCAGTGCAAGAACTACGACTCCATCCTGGTGCTGCCCTCCGACCTGCAGGCCGCCCGCGCCATGACCATCATCAGCTGCATGCTGGCCACCCTCAGCCTCCTCATCATGTTCTGCGGCGCCGACTTCACCACCTGCGTCCAGAACGAGGACGCCAAACCCAAGATCAACCTGGTGGGCGGCGTGGGGCTGCTGCTGGCCGGCCTGCTGGTCATCATCCCCGTCAGCTGGTCCGCCCACATCACCGTCAGGGACTTCAACAACCCGCTGATCCCCGCCACCATGAAGAGGGAGATGGGCGCCTGCATCTACCTGGGCTGGGCCGCCGGCGTGCTGCTGCTCCTGGCCGGAGGTCTGCTGTGCTGCTTCAGCCGGCCCAGATCCGGCGGCTCCGGGGGAACCGCCAAGTACTACAGCAACAGCGCCCCCGCCACCAACAAGAACTACGTGTAG